The Paraburkholderia dioscoreae DNA window GCATTCGTTCCGCGAGTTCGTCGGTACGCTCGATTCGCCCTTTCCGACGAATCTCGTCGATGCGCAGTTCAACGCGCGCTTTCTGATTGCGTCGGCGTGCGTCGCCGACGACTTCAACGCCGCGCTGCGCACGCCCGATTTCGAATCCGCGGCCATCCGCGCGCTATTCGCGAAGATCGACATTCATCACGACGCCGCGCTCGATCGGCAGCACCGCGCAGACATGTCGATCCCGACGCGCGTCGCCGTCATGCTGAAGGACGGCTCGACGCAAGAACGTGTGCTCACGGAGCCGCGGGGTTCGCAACGGCGGGAACCAACGACGTTCGACGACACCGTCTCGAAGTATCGAAGCACGCTCGCGCCGTTGATCGGCTTGGCAGCGGCGGAACGCGCTCTCGCCGTCGTCATGCAACTCGAAACTTACCCGGCGCGCGATCTGATGAACGCGCTGTTCGCCTCGCCCGAAACGCTTACACCTGAACGCCGCCCGTGCTGATTCGCGCCGCCGTGTCCATCACCGCGCGCCCCCATTCGTCGATACGGCTTTCGGTGAAGCGCTGCTCGGGCATCGAGATGCAGATGCTCGCGACCGCAATGCCGTTGCTGTCGAAGATCGGCGCGCCGATCGCGTAGATGGCGCGGCGGTACTGGCCGAGGTTGATCGAGTAGCCGCGCTCGCGAATGCGCGCGATTTCCTCGCGAATCAGCGCCGGATCGTTGATGGTGCGGTCGCCGTACTTCGGCAGATCGCGCGCGAGGATCGTCGCGATCTGCCGTTCGTTCATGAACGCGAGCAGCGCGAGTCCGTTCGCGGTAGCGTGGAACGGCGACACGTTGCCGATCGAATAGGCGGTGCGTACGAACTGTTTGCACTCGCTTTCCTCGACCAGAACCATCGCATCGGTGCCGTCCGGAATCGACAGATGAACCGTTTCGTTGACAAGGTTGCACAGGTCCTGCATCGGCTCGCGCGCCGCGCGTTGCAACGCGCCGCCCTTCAACGCGTTCGGCCGTACGCCGAGCACGCGCGGGCTGATTTCCCAACGCGTGAATTCGCCGCTCGCCTGACGCAGCCAGCCGGCCTCCTGGAAGGTCAGCAACACGCGCTGCACGCTGGATTTGGGCATCTGCAACAGCTTGGACAACTCGCCGACGCCGACGGGCTGATGCGCGGACACCGCTTCGATGATTTCAATGCTCTTTAGCAGACTGTTCATTTTTTTGGCGCCTTGCGATCAAAAAACTCGCGTGCTACCTTGTACCACGATGAAGCACGTCGTTCCGTATAGTGGCACACATAAGGAACGATCGCAAGCCGCACTCGTGGATCAGGCAGCGCTGCCGGAAGGCAGCGTCCGGTGTTCCGATGGTTCAACCGAAAGGAAAAGAATGAAGCGACTCGCCTCCCGAAGCTTTCCGCTGTCCTGCCGCGCCGCCGTCCTGACGCTCTCCGTGCTGTGCGCCGCTCACACCGCGCATGCCGCCGATCTCACTGTGACTGCGTTCGGCGGCACGTGGGAAAAGGCCTATCGCAAATGCTTCGTCGAACCGTTCGAGAAGCAGACCGGCAAGAGCGTCGATGTGACGCTCGGCAATCCGCTGCAATGGGTGAATCAGGCTGCCGCGAATCCGGCCAGACCGCCGATCGACGTGATGGTGAGCACACCCGAGGCGACGCATATCGCGATCGAACGGAAGCTTCTCGATCCGGTGACTGTGAAGGAAGTGCCGAATCTCGCGCAACTCGATCCGCGTCTGGTCGCGTACGGTCACGGTTACGGCTTTCCGATCACGTACGGCGATTTCGGCCTGATGTACAGCACCAAGCGCGTGAAGATTCCGCCGAAGTCATGGAAGGAATTCGTCGACGGCGTGGTCGCCGGCAAGTATCAGGCGGGCCTTCCCGACATCAACTATGTTGCGACACCGGCCGGTCTGATCACGCTGTTCAATCAACTCTACGGCGGCTCGCCGACCAACATCCAGCCCGCGCTCGACCAGGTCAAGCGCATGCGCGACAGCAAGAACGTGACGTTCTTCAGCGATCCGAACGCGCCGCTCAACGCGATGCGCAACGGCGATATCGACATCGCGATGTATTACGACGGCCGCGCGTGGGCCGAGCACGACACGACCAATCCGGACATCGCGTGGATCAACCCGTCGCCGGGTTCGGTCGCCTTTCCGAACATGGCGGTAAAAGTAAAGAACGGCTCGCCGCTAGGCACGCAGTTCCTCAACACGCTCGCGTCGAGCGAAGGCCAGACGTGCTTCGCCAACGCGATGCAGTACACCGCGTCGAACACGAAGGTGGCCTACAACGCGAAAGTGAAGCCACGCATCGCGACGGTGGATGGATCGATCTGGGTCAATTTCGACGACATCGGCAGGTACGTGCCGCAGTGGATCGAGGCCTGGAACAAGCAGATCGGCCGGTGAGCGCCGTGAGGCACTGAAGACCGATCGGCAGTAACGCAGACGCAACCGGACAGGAAAAAAGCAATGGGGCTGAGAATCGGAGTGGATATCGGCGGGTCGTTCACCGACTTCGCCGTGCTGGACGACGAGACGCGGACGACCCGCACACTCAAGGTATTTTCGCGGCCGGATTCCCCCGGCAGCGAAGTGATCGACGGGATGCAGGGCTTGCGCGACCGCTTCGGCATCGATGCTCGCGACGTCGTGTATTTCACGCACGGCACGACGGTCGGCGTGAATTCGGTCGTGCAGCGCAAAGGGCTGCGTCTCGCTCTGATCACGACGCGCAACTTCGAGGATGTGCTCGACATAGCGCGTCTTAAGATTCCCGACATGTATCACCTGATGTCGCGCCGCCCGGAACCGCTCGTCACGCGCGACCGCGTGTTCGGCGTGGATGGTCGCATGAGTCCCGACGGCACCGAGGAAGCGCCGGTCGACGAAGCCAGCGTACTCGCCGCGCTCGGCGAGCTGCAGGCGGCGAAGTGCGAAGGCGTGGTGATCTCGCTGCTGCATTCGTATCGCAACCCGGCGCACGAACAGCACGTCAAGGCGATCATCGAAAAAGCCGCGCCCGGTTTCTTCGTGTCGTGTTCGCATGAAGTGTGGCCGATCATCCGCGAATACGAACGCACCGTGACCGCGACGATCGGCGGTTACGTGCAGCCGCGCGTGTCGCAATACCTGACGCGCCTGCAGGCGGCGCTCGCCGAAAGCGGCGTCGGCGCCGACCTGAAGGTGACGAAGTCGAACGGCGGCGTGATGAGCGCCGAAAACGGCAAGAGCAACTGCGTACAGATGATCCTGTCGGGCACGGCGGCGGGTGTGATCGGCGCGTCGTATCTCGCCGGTATGTGCGGCATCAAGGACTGCATGAGCCTCGACATCGGCGGCACGACCGCCGACGTCGCGTTGATCGTCGATGGCAAACCGCAATACGCGACCGGCGAATATATCGGCGACTTCCAGATCCACATTCCTTCGGTGTCCGTTTCGTCGATCGGCGACGGCGGCGGCTCGATCGCGTGGGTCGACGATTTCGGCGTGTTGAAGGTCGGCCCGGAAAGCGCGGGCTCGAATCCCGGTCCGGTGTGCTACGGCCGCGGCGGCACGCGCCCGACGATCACCGATGCGTTCGCGGTGATCGGCGTGCTCGGCCGCGCGTCGCTCGGCTACAACGCGGTGCAGGTCGACGTGGACGCGAGCCGCCGTGCGCTCGAACCGCTCGCGCAACGCCTCGGCATGGACGTACATCAGACGGCGGCAGCGATCATCGACGTATCGGTGTCGGGCATGTACGGTGGCGTGAGCCGCATCGTGTCGCGCTTCGGCATCGATCCGCGCGCATTCTCGCTGATGCCGTTCGGCGGCGCGGGGCCGATGCTCGGCGGCTTCCTCGCGCGCGCGCTGAACATGAAGCACCTCGTCGTGCCGACGACGCCGGGCGTGCTGAGCGCGCTCGGCGGCTTGATCGCGGATACGAAAAACGATTTTGTACGCACCACGTATTACCCGCTCGACGCCGCGTCGCTCACCAAGCTCGCAGGCGATCTGTCGGTGCTCGAACAGCAGGCGCGCGAATGGATCGTCAGCGAAACCGGCTCGGACACGGGCGCGGAAATGACGGTGTCCGCGGACATGCGCTATCGCGGCCAGTCGTTCGAAGTCGACACGCCGCTCGACCCGCAATCGATTTTCCAGGGCGATCTCGCGAAGATCGCCGATGCGTTCCATCGCGAGCATCACCGTCTTTACGGGCACAGCGACGAGCGCTCGTCCGTGCAGGTCGTCGCCCTGCGTCTGGTCATCAGTCTGCCGACGCCGAAGCCCGACATGCCGAAGATCGAACGCGGCGAAGGCGCGCCGCCCGTCGAGGCGATGATCGACGTGTATCTGGACGGCGCCTGGCGCACCGTGCCGATGTACCGCCGCGTCGCGCTGCTGGCCGGTCAGCGTTTCGACGGCCCGGCGATCGTCACGCAGGACGACACGACGACCTGCGTGCTGCCCGGCTTCGAAGCCGTGGTCGATGAATACGGCAACCTGCTGCTGTCGGCGCAGTGACATCACAAGGACATGCATCCATGAGCTTCAACCGATCCGTTCTGCAAATCTTCGCGAACTACTGTGTCGCGGCCGCCGAGAGCATGGCCTACACGCTCGTGCGCACCGCCCATTCGGCGTTCGTGAAGGAAACCGAAGACTTCTCCTGCACCATCATGACGCCCGAGGGCCATACGTTCGCGTCGCCGAAGACACTCGGTGCCACGTGGTATCCGGGTCTCGACTTCGGCTCGGTGATCAGCGCGATCGATCACTACGAGCCCGGCGACATCGGCATGACCAACGACGCGTACAGTGGCTACGTCGCCACGCACACACCCGACGTGATGATGTGGAAGCCGGTGTTCTACGAAACCGAAATCGTCTGCTACGTCGGCGGCCACATTCACAACACCGACATGGGCGGCGCGGTGCCGGCGTCGCTGTCGCGCTCGTTGACCGAGATCTATCAGGAAGGCATCCGCTGGGCGCCGACCAAGATCGTGCGCGCGGGCGTGCTCGACGAAGCGCTGCTCGATCACATGGCGATCAACGTGCGCGCCGCCGAGCAGAACCGCGGCGACCTGAAAGCGCAGATCGCGATGCTGATGACCGGCGAACGCCGTGTGCTGGAGATCATCGAGCGCTTCGGCATCGACGACTTCAAGGCCGGCATGCACGCGATGATTGACTACTCGGAAGAGCAGGCGCGCGCGATCGTCGCGGGCATGCCCGACGGCGAGTATTTTTTCGCCGAATTCGCCGACGAGGATTCAGTCAACGGCAAGCCGCTGCGCGTCGCGCTGACGCTGAAGGTCGAAGGCGAATCGCTGGTGCTCGATTTCACCGGCAGCGATCCACAGCTCAATTCGTCGCTGAACATGCCGACCGGCGGCAAGGAGCGCCACGTGCTGGCGCTGGTCGGGCTGAACTACGTGCTCTATTCGCTGCAGCCCGATCTGCTGCTGAACATCGGCATGCTGAAAGTGGCGCGCTGCATTCTGCCCGAGGGCACGATCATGAACTGCGTGCCGCCCGCAGCGGTCGGCATGCGCAGCCTGACGTGCAAGGTCGCGCAGATGGTGACGTTCGGCGCGTTCTCGATGGTGTGTCCGGATCGCCTGCCCGCGTGTCCCGCCGGCGGCATGTCGATCCTCAACGTGCGCACCGTCGATAGCGACGGCCGCACGGTGATCGCGGCGATTGGTCCGGTCGGCGGCGGTGCGGGCGGCATGCCGCACGGCGACGGCTCCGACGCGTCGGGCGCCAACGTCGCATTCCTGCGCAACACGCCGGTCGAGATCAACGAAGCCGAAGTGCCGATCCGCATCCTCAAGTACGGCGTGGTGCCGGGCAGCGCGGGCGCCGGTCGCTATCGCGGCGGCCTCGGCACGGTGATGGAGTTCCGCGTGTTCTCGCCGGGGACGCTCGTCACCGCGCGCAACCGCGACCGCTCGCGCTTCGCGTCGTGGGGCGTGCTGGGCGGCAAGGCGGGCGCGGTGTCGCGCTTCACGCGCAATCCGGGCACGGCGAGCGAAGAAAACCTCGGCGTCACCGATCTCGTCGTCTGCGGCCCCGGCGACGTGATCCGTCTCGAAGGCTGCGGCGGCGGCGGCTATGGCAATCCGTACGAACGCGATCCGCAGATGGTCGCGACCGACGTGCATCGCGGCTACCTGAGCGAAAGCGATGCACTCGCGCTGTACGGCGTCGCGCTGCGCGATGGCGGAGTCGACGTGAACGCGACCCGCGTACGGCGTGCCGAACTGTGCGCCGACGCACCGGGCACACCCCCCCCGCACTTCGACTACGGCGCCGCACGCACCGCGTACGAAGCGCGCTGGACGCGCGAGCGCTATGAGGTGCTGACGCGGATTCTCACCGATGCGCCGGTGGTGTGGCGGCACTTCCTGAAGCACAAGATCTTCGATGCGTTCGACGCATGGGAAGCCGAAGACCGCCTCGCGCCTGGCGGCAAAGCGATCCGCGACATCTTCGATGCCGTCGTGACGCAGTATCCGCAGCTGCTCGATACGCAGCGGGCGGCGCACGCGTGACGAAGGCGCGAGGCACGGCATCCAGCACTGCGCCTCGATTTGAAGTCGGCGCGGTGGGATCGGTAATGAAGTTCGGCAAGCTCACAAACTGGAAGAAGAGGCACGCGATGTTCCAATCCGCGAATTCGATCTCCGGCGCGGCGGCCGGCGCCGACGCGCCCGCCACGCCGCTGCGCTCGCAACCGTTGTCGCTCGAAGGCGTCAGCAAACGCTTCGGCACCATCACCGCGCTCGAAAGCCTGTCGCTCGACGTGCGGGCCGGCGAACTCGTCGCGCTGCTCGGGCCGTCGGGTTGCGGCAAGACCACCACGCTGCGTCTGATCGCCGGATTCGACTATCCCGACACCGGCGCGATCCGCATCGCCGGGCGCGACGTGACGAACGTGCCGTCGAACAAGCGCGGGCTCGGCATGGTATTCCAGAACTACAGCCTGTTTCCGCACCTGACGGTCGCGGAAAACATCGCGTTCGGGCTGCGCATGGCGGGCGTGCCGAAGCGCGACCGCGCACCGCACGTGGCGCGCATGCTCGATCTGATCCGCCTGCCCGGTTTCGGCGATCGCCGCATCGCGCAGATGTCGGGCGGCCAGCAGCAGCGCGTCGCGCTGGCGCGCGCGATCGTCACGAATCCGTCTGTGCTGCTGCTCGACGAACCGCTCGGCGCGCTCGACAAGAATCTGCGCGAAGGCATGCAGTTCGAGTTGAAGTCGCTGCAGCATAAGCTCGGCATCACGAGCGTGATGGTGACGCACGACCAGGAAGAAGCGCTGACGATGAGCGATCGCGTCGTCGTGATGAATCAAGGACGCATCCTGCAATCGGGCACCCCGCGCGACGTCTACGACCGGCCGCGCACGCGCTTTGTCGCGGAATTTCTCGGCGCGGCGAACATCCTGCCGTTTTCGGTCGCGCGCGGCGAACAGGGCTGGCTCGATATCGCGGTCGGTGCGCCTCATGGCGACGCACGCGTGACTTGCCGCGTGGCGCATGCGCTGCCCGCGCCGCTCGGAGCGGGCGCGTCGGGCGAGCTTGCGGTCCGGCCGGAGAAACTGCGCTTCGGCGCGCCACGCGATGGCGAGATCGCATTCGACGGCGTGGTCCAGGCGCGTGTGTTTCGCGGCTCGCAGCACGCGTACCGCGTCGATGTGCCGTCGCTGAAGCAGACCTTCAGTGTGTACGAACAGTCGAATTCGACGGCGGCCTTCGAGCCCGGCCACGCGGTCAGCGTGTCGATCGGCCAGGACGATCTGGTCGTACTCGAAGCGGAGCCGAACGAACGCGACGGAGCCACGCGATGAACACGCTCGCGAACCCGCTGCGCGCGGCGCCGCGTCGGCGCTTCTGGATCTCGCCGCGCGTCGTGCTGTGCGCACCGGCGCTGATCGTGCTGGCGCTGTTCTTCGGCATGCCGCTGTATGAGAACGCGCTGCGCAGCGTCGGCATTTCAGCGATCCCGGGCGCGCATTCGGCGTTCACGCTCTCGTACTACCACAAGCTGTTCACCGATCCCTACTACGTCGGCATCATTTTCGAAACGCTGAAAATGAGCATCTGGACGACGTTCTGGTGTCTGATCGCCGGATATCCGGTCGCGTATTTCATGGTGCGCCGCGCGGGACGCATGGCCGGGCCGCTGCTCTTCGTGCTCATCATGCCGCTCCTCACATCGATCATCATGCGCACGTTCGGCTGGAGCGTGCTGCTCGGCCGTCACGGTCTCGTCAACAATGCGCTGATGCTGCTCGGCGCGATCGAACAGCCGCTGCGCATGACGCAAGGCCCGGCGATCGTCTATGTCGGCAACGTTCACGTGATGGTGTCGTTCATGGTGCTGTCGATCATTCCGGTGCTGCGCTCGGTCGATCCACGGCTCGAAGAATCGGCGCGCGCGCTCGGCGCGGGCGCATTGCGCGCGTTCCTGCTGGTGACCTTGCCGCTGTCAGTCGATGGGATCATCACCGGCTGTCTGATCGTGTTCATGATCATCAACGGCAGTTTCATCGGCGCGCTGCTGCTCGGCGGCGGCAGCGTCGTCACGTTGCCGCTGCTGATCTTCCAGCAGTTCAGTCAGGCACAGGACATGGGCTTCGCGAGCGCGATGGGCAATCTGCTCCTGATCGTCGTGCTGATCTGTCTGTATGTGCAAGGCCGCCTCACCGGCCACCACGCGGAGACACGCGCATGAGCACGCTCGTCAACGAGCCCGAAGGCGGCTCGCGTCTGGCGGAACGGGTGAGCGACGCCGCACTCGCCGTCTATATCGCGCTCTTCGTGATCTTTCTGCTGGCGCCGATCGTGATCGTCGTGATGACATCGTTCACGCCGGGCGAGACCGTCGCCGTGTCGCTCGATGGCATGTCGCTGCGCTGGTATCGGCGCTTTCTCGAGTACCGGCCGTTCACCGATTCGCTGATCACGTCGCTCATGATCGCCGCGCTCGCGACGGTGTTCGCGATCCTGTTCGCCGTGCCGGCGGCGCTCGGCATCGCGACGTCGCGCTCGCGCCTCGCCAACGCGGTCACGTCATTCCTGCTCTCGCCGATCGCGGTGCCGCCGCTCGTCGTCGGGCTGTCGTCGCTGTATTACCTGTCGGAACTCGGCATCGGTAACTCGTTCGTCGCGCTGCTGATCACGCACACATGCGTGTCGGTGCCGTACGTACTACGCACGACGATCGCCGCGTGCCGCAACCTCGATCCGCGCTTCGGCGAGGCGGCGTCGGTGCTCGGCGCGAGCGCATGGCAGCGCTTTGCGCACGTCACGTTGCCGCTGATCTCGCCGGGCGTTTTCGCGGGCGCGCTGTTCTCCGTGCTGATATCGCTCGACAACCTCGGCGTGTCGTATTTCTTCGGGAGCGCAACCACGACGACGCTGCCGGTCGTGATGCTTTCGTACCTGCAAAACCAGTTCGATCCGTCGATCGCGGCAATCAGCACCGTGCAGATGCTGATCGCGATCGTGCTGCTCGTCGTTGTCGAAAAGATTTACGGGCTACGCGCGATCAACAATTGAAACATCGGTCGTCGAAATGATTTTGCTGGTGTTTTTGCGGTGCTATTTTGAGTTCGTCGCTTTTCGATTGCACGTCATACGGAGAACAACCAACATGAACACGCTAGCATCTCACCACCTGAAGCAGCACGCGCGATCGATCAAGCTCGCGCTGATCACCGCTGCATTCACCGCCACATCCGCGCACGCGGCAACGGCCACGATCGATTTTTCGAAATTGAAGAAAGACGACGCGATTTACGCGTCGTTGCCGCAAAAGATCAAGGACGCGGGCGTCGTCAACGCCGCGACCGAATCCGATTACCCGCCGTTCGATTTCCTCGACGACAAGAACCAGTTGACCGGCGCCGACATCGAACTATCTCACGCGCTCGGCCAGGTGCTCGGCGTGCCGATCAGGAACGTCAACACCGACTTCTCCGCGATCATCCCGGGCATTCAGGCCGGACGTTTCGACGTCGGCATCTCGTCGATCGGTGATTACACGTCGCGCGAGTCGACGATGGATTTCGTCGACTACTACCAGGGCGGCACGTCCTTCCTCACGAAGCAGGGCGCCAAAGGCCCGAAGAGCATGGACGACGTGTGCGGCACGATAGTCGGCGTGCTGAAGGGCACGTCGTCGGAAACGCAGGCGA harbors:
- a CDS encoding ABC transporter ATP-binding protein, with amino-acid sequence MFQSANSISGAAAGADAPATPLRSQPLSLEGVSKRFGTITALESLSLDVRAGELVALLGPSGCGKTTTLRLIAGFDYPDTGAIRIAGRDVTNVPSNKRGLGMVFQNYSLFPHLTVAENIAFGLRMAGVPKRDRAPHVARMLDLIRLPGFGDRRIAQMSGGQQQRVALARAIVTNPSVLLLDEPLGALDKNLREGMQFELKSLQHKLGITSVMVTHDQEEALTMSDRVVVMNQGRILQSGTPRDVYDRPRTRFVAEFLGAANILPFSVARGEQGWLDIAVGAPHGDARVTCRVAHALPAPLGAGASGELAVRPEKLRFGAPRDGEIAFDGVVQARVFRGSQHAYRVDVPSLKQTFSVYEQSNSTAAFEPGHAVSVSIGQDDLVVLEAEPNERDGATR
- a CDS encoding ABC transporter permease — translated: MNTLANPLRAAPRRRFWISPRVVLCAPALIVLALFFGMPLYENALRSVGISAIPGAHSAFTLSYYHKLFTDPYYVGIIFETLKMSIWTTFWCLIAGYPVAYFMVRRAGRMAGPLLFVLIMPLLTSIIMRTFGWSVLLGRHGLVNNALMLLGAIEQPLRMTQGPAIVYVGNVHVMVSFMVLSIIPVLRSVDPRLEESARALGAGALRAFLLVTLPLSVDGIITGCLIVFMIINGSFIGALLLGGGSVVTLPLLIFQQFSQAQDMGFASAMGNLLLIVVLICLYVQGRLTGHHAETRA
- a CDS encoding hydantoinase B/oxoprolinase family protein; its protein translation is MSFNRSVLQIFANYCVAAAESMAYTLVRTAHSAFVKETEDFSCTIMTPEGHTFASPKTLGATWYPGLDFGSVISAIDHYEPGDIGMTNDAYSGYVATHTPDVMMWKPVFYETEIVCYVGGHIHNTDMGGAVPASLSRSLTEIYQEGIRWAPTKIVRAGVLDEALLDHMAINVRAAEQNRGDLKAQIAMLMTGERRVLEIIERFGIDDFKAGMHAMIDYSEEQARAIVAGMPDGEYFFAEFADEDSVNGKPLRVALTLKVEGESLVLDFTGSDPQLNSSLNMPTGGKERHVLALVGLNYVLYSLQPDLLLNIGMLKVARCILPEGTIMNCVPPAAVGMRSLTCKVAQMVTFGAFSMVCPDRLPACPAGGMSILNVRTVDSDGRTVIAAIGPVGGGAGGMPHGDGSDASGANVAFLRNTPVEINEAEVPIRILKYGVVPGSAGAGRYRGGLGTVMEFRVFSPGTLVTARNRDRSRFASWGVLGGKAGAVSRFTRNPGTASEENLGVTDLVVCGPGDVIRLEGCGGGGYGNPYERDPQMVATDVHRGYLSESDALALYGVALRDGGVDVNATRVRRAELCADAPGTPPPHFDYGAARTAYEARWTRERYEVLTRILTDAPVVWRHFLKHKIFDAFDAWEAEDRLAPGGKAIRDIFDAVVTQYPQLLDTQRAAHA
- a CDS encoding extracellular solute-binding protein, whose protein sequence is MKRLASRSFPLSCRAAVLTLSVLCAAHTAHAADLTVTAFGGTWEKAYRKCFVEPFEKQTGKSVDVTLGNPLQWVNQAAANPARPPIDVMVSTPEATHIAIERKLLDPVTVKEVPNLAQLDPRLVAYGHGYGFPITYGDFGLMYSTKRVKIPPKSWKEFVDGVVAGKYQAGLPDINYVATPAGLITLFNQLYGGSPTNIQPALDQVKRMRDSKNVTFFSDPNAPLNAMRNGDIDIAMYYDGRAWAEHDTTNPDIAWINPSPGSVAFPNMAVKVKNGSPLGTQFLNTLASSEGQTCFANAMQYTASNTKVAYNAKVKPRIATVDGSIWVNFDDIGRYVPQWIEAWNKQIGR
- a CDS encoding hydantoinase/oxoprolinase family protein, whose amino-acid sequence is MGLRIGVDIGGSFTDFAVLDDETRTTRTLKVFSRPDSPGSEVIDGMQGLRDRFGIDARDVVYFTHGTTVGVNSVVQRKGLRLALITTRNFEDVLDIARLKIPDMYHLMSRRPEPLVTRDRVFGVDGRMSPDGTEEAPVDEASVLAALGELQAAKCEGVVISLLHSYRNPAHEQHVKAIIEKAAPGFFVSCSHEVWPIIREYERTVTATIGGYVQPRVSQYLTRLQAALAESGVGADLKVTKSNGGVMSAENGKSNCVQMILSGTAAGVIGASYLAGMCGIKDCMSLDIGGTTADVALIVDGKPQYATGEYIGDFQIHIPSVSVSSIGDGGGSIAWVDDFGVLKVGPESAGSNPGPVCYGRGGTRPTITDAFAVIGVLGRASLGYNAVQVDVDASRRALEPLAQRLGMDVHQTAAAIIDVSVSGMYGGVSRIVSRFGIDPRAFSLMPFGGAGPMLGGFLARALNMKHLVVPTTPGVLSALGGLIADTKNDFVRTTYYPLDAASLTKLAGDLSVLEQQAREWIVSETGSDTGAEMTVSADMRYRGQSFEVDTPLDPQSIFQGDLAKIADAFHREHHRLYGHSDERSSVQVVALRLVISLPTPKPDMPKIERGEGAPPVEAMIDVYLDGAWRTVPMYRRVALLAGQRFDGPAIVTQDDTTTCVLPGFEAVVDEYGNLLLSAQ
- a CDS encoding ABC transporter substrate-binding protein, which gives rise to MNTLASHHLKQHARSIKLALITAAFTATSAHAATATIDFSKLKKDDAIYASLPQKIKDAGVVNAATESDYPPFDFLDDKNQLTGADIELSHALGQVLGVPIRNVNTDFSAIIPGIQAGRFDVGISSIGDYTSRESTMDFVDYYQGGTSFLTKQGAKGPKSMDDVCGTIVGVLKGTSSETQAKSTSDYCTLHGKPAVTVNAYPTQSAAILALTSGRIQSVSGDSATNGYSASNPSLKIVNGGQTVYGDRPYYGIAVPKNSPLVDPLMKAMKVVMDSGVYLQILNKYGLGDGALNAPLKNQPLKQ
- a CDS encoding IclR family transcriptional regulator; the encoded protein is MNSLLKSIEIIEAVSAHQPVGVGELSKLLQMPKSSVQRVLLTFQEAGWLRQASGEFTRWEISPRVLGVRPNALKGGALQRAAREPMQDLCNLVNETVHLSIPDGTDAMVLVEESECKQFVRTAYSIGNVSPFHATANGLALLAFMNERQIATILARDLPKYGDRTINDPALIREEIARIRERGYSINLGQYRRAIYAIGAPIFDSNGIAVASICISMPEQRFTESRIDEWGRAVMDTAARISTGGVQV
- a CDS encoding ABC transporter permease — translated: MSTLVNEPEGGSRLAERVSDAALAVYIALFVIFLLAPIVIVVMTSFTPGETVAVSLDGMSLRWYRRFLEYRPFTDSLITSLMIAALATVFAILFAVPAALGIATSRSRLANAVTSFLLSPIAVPPLVVGLSSLYYLSELGIGNSFVALLITHTCVSVPYVLRTTIAACRNLDPRFGEAASVLGASAWQRFAHVTLPLISPGVFAGALFSVLISLDNLGVSYFFGSATTTTLPVVMLSYLQNQFDPSIAAISTVQMLIAIVLLVVVEKIYGLRAINN